The Candidatus Saccharibacteria bacterium genome includes a region encoding these proteins:
- the rplL gene encoding 50S ribosomal protein L7/L12 encodes MAKDLKKLAEELTGLTVLEVNELKTILKDEYGIEPAAAAAVVAGPAAGGEAAPAEDEQTEFDVVLKDAGAQKVAVIKAVKDLTGLGLGEAKAVVDGAPKPVLEKAAKEDAENAKKALEEAGATVELA; translated from the coding sequence ATGGCAAAAGACCTAAAGAAACTTGCAGAAGAATTAACTGGTTTGACTGTACTAGAAGTCAACGAACTTAAAACAATCTTAAAAGATGAATACGGCATTGAGCCTGCAGCAGCTGCAGCTGTAGTTGCTGGTCCGGCAGCCGGCGGTGAGGCTGCACCAGCAGAAGACGAACAAACTGAGTTTGACGTTGTTCTAAAAGATGCAGGCGCACAAAAAGTTGCCGTTATTAAGGCTGTTAAAGATTTGACGGGTCTCGGACTTGGCGAAGCCAAGGCAGTAGTAGACGGTGCACCAAAACCGGTACTCGAAAAAGCGGCCAAAGAAGACGCTGAGAATGCTAAGAAAGCACTCGAAGAAGCAGGCGCTACTGTAGAACTAGCCTAA
- the rplJ gene encoding 50S ribosomal protein L10, with translation MALTKDKKNQVIAEVSQLLADSKMTVIAAYQGTPVKAMQQLRREGRENGTTLKVVKNRLVKKTIETTDNVKDTDTSALNGMLLYAFNSQDEVAPAQVLADYAVKSNLRFNLSAQFQRTVSSCRQKKFRRFQHYQVQTRTPLLKSSTLTSPLDDVTNGLSGNLHALLDGVETKAVA, from the coding sequence ATGGCGTTAACAAAAGATAAGAAAAACCAAGTCATTGCCGAAGTCAGCCAGCTACTGGCAGATTCAAAGATGACTGTCATCGCCGCCTATCAAGGCACGCCGGTAAAAGCTATGCAACAGCTTCGACGCGAAGGTCGTGAAAACGGAACTACACTAAAGGTCGTAAAAAATCGCCTTGTTAAAAAAACGATCGAAACGACCGATAATGTGAAAGACACTGATACAAGCGCCTTAAACGGTATGCTGTTATACGCGTTCAATAGCCAAGATGAAGTTGCCCCAGCACAAGTGCTTGCTGACTATGCTGTAAAAAGCAACCTACGCTTCAATTTGTCGGCGCAATTTCAGAGAACGGTAAGTTCTTGCCGCCAGAAGAAGTTCAGGCGCTTTCAGCACTACCAAGTACAGACGAGAACCCCATTGCTCAAGTCCTCGACGCTAACTTCACCACTAGATGACGTTACAAATGGGTTGTCTGGCAACCTTCACGCGCTGCTTGACGGCGTAGAAACAAAAGCTGTCGCCTAG